The window TGATTGAAATCACCGTCACATAAAACCAATCATTCAAGACATTCAAGAACCTGAAGTACGAGTATCTCCATGACCTCACAAAAATCAGACTGCCACAAACTCCCCAAAATCCAACAATAAAGCCAAGCACCATGCTGATGTAAAATTCCCATGTTATAGGCTcatcctcctcttcttcgttGCTCGAGATTGGAGTTTCCTGTTGATCACCACACATCTTTGGAAGTGGAGGTCCGCACAACTGAGGATTTCCAGCATAATCAGAGGGATCAAAACTTTGGAGCTGAGTGCCAGTTGGAATTTTGCCaataaagttgttgtatgacaAGTTCAAGACACCAAGACCATATATCTGAGCAAGGCTTGTTGGAATTCTGCCATCTATCTGGTTTCTTGACAAATCAAGGGCATCCAATGATTGCAACTTTCCAATCTTTGCAGGTAACTCACCTGTCAAATCGTTTCTCGACAGGTTTAAAGAAACTAACCCAACAAGATCCGTGATTTCACTTGGAATCTCCCCCGTTAATCTATTGCTAGAGAAATCAATTCTCTTCACAAGTcccaaagtgtttttgtacgaGTACATTCTTCCCTTCCATATAAATGTTGCATCATCCATATAACTAACCCAATAGGAAGTATCATCTCTTCTGTACCAATGTCCAATGGTCggagaagagtttcccttctgTGCCAAAACAGTAAAATTGCTGAGGCATTTTGGTATTGTTCCAGAGATGTTATTCGCAGACACATCCAAGTTTTGAATGTTTGTTAGACGGCATAGTTCAGATGGCATGCTTCCGTTGAAGTTATTAGAGGAAAGCATCAGGACAACCAATTTCTGAAGGCTAACCCCTAACCATTTTGGAATGGGTCCTGATAATTGATTGTACCCAACATCAAGAACTTTTAAACTGGTGCAATTCTTGAAGGATGAAGGAAACTCGCCAACAAATCTGTTGCTTCTTAATTTCAATGTTTCCATGCGATATAGTGAGCCCACCGTGGATGGAATTTTGCCGGAAAAAGCATTGTAACTCAAATCAAGCATGACTAGATGGTCAAAATGTGTCCAGCATTGTGGAAGTTCTCCGGAGAGATTGTTGTTTGAGAGATTAAGAAACATTAAACTCTCGTATGCTTCACACAAGATAGAAATTGACCCTGAAATGTTGTTATTAGAGAGATCCAAAGATGACGCATGCGATAGAGTTGAGGGAATTGGACCTTCGATTTGGTTCGAACTCAAATGTATTTCAGGATAATATGTAAAATTCATTGTCGAACTTGCAAACATTTCTCCAATTTGATTATTGGAAAGACTGATAAATCTCGCGTAACGAGTCGTACCCCAAAACCAGCTTGGAAGGATATCCACAATTCCAGCATCAGAAATATCGAGGGCTGAATACTCATTCTGAGTTTGAAGCCATTTTGGAAAATACGGACCCATTTTGCAAGATCCCAAATATATAAACTTCAATTTAAATGGAGGAACCCAATTAGAATTGAAGCTTAAAACTAGCGAGTTAGAGGACAAATACAAATACCGTAATTTGGAGAGTTGAGAGaaatgggtttccgaaaccacaCCTTCCAGATCATTCATACCCAAGTACATATACTCCAGATTAGACAGTTGCCCAATACTTTCAGGTATTGTTCCACTCAATTGATTTCCATCGAGATATAATTCCTCCAGATTAGACAGTTGCCCAATGCTTTCAGGTATTGTTCCACTCAATTGATTTCCATAGAGATCTAATTCCTCCAGATTAGACAGTTGCCCAATGCTTTCAGGTATTGTTCCACTCAATTGATTCCTATAGAGAAATAATACTTTCAACGATGAAAAGTTTGTAAGATTAGGAATTGATCCAGAAATATGATTGTAAGAGAGGGACAGAGACTCTAATGAGTTTTGAACACATGTAGACaacatttgaacaaactcgGAAAACTGTCCACTCAGACTATTATTGACAAGGTACAGTGATTGCAAACTGCATAAGCTGGAAAAAGAATGCGGATTCACCGCGTCAAATTTGTTAtaagagagagatagatagaCAAGAGAGGTCAAGTTTTCAATGACGCTGGGAATTAAACCAGTTAAACTGCTGTTATCGAGGCGAAGAAAGACAAGGCTAGCATTGTAGTTTGACAACCATAAATATATTGAAGGAGAAGTGCATTGGCTGTCAGAGAGTTCAACATGAGCAAGAGATTTTGAAGAATTTATGTTAAAAAGAGTACTGGAATGGATTACAGGAGAAGGAAGGCTACACTCCAGTAACGTCAAGTTTGTAAGTTTAGGGAGCTTACTAACTATTTCCAGCCAGTCATGAGCATTACTGAGATTGGTGCTACTCAGATCCAAATATGTTAAAGAAGAAAGATGAGGGAGCCATGATTTCAGATTTTCTACACTGTTAAAGTCATTCCCACTGAGATCAAGATATTGCAAGTGGGTAAGGTTTCCAACTTGACTTGGAAATCGACCACCATAAGAAGCATAAGAGAGATCGAGTTGAGTAACATGGTTGGTTCGGTTGCTGCAGTGGACGCGGACCCATTTGCAACAATCTTGCTTGTGTTCTTCTCTTCCCCACGAAGAGAGGAGATTGTAGGGATCCACGAGGCCGTGCTTGAAAGCAAGGAGTGCTTCTCTTTCCCTCTCAAAGCACCTCACCACTCCTTCCGAAGAAATATTTTTGAATCCAAGGGAAAAGGAAGGGTTGACAGCACATTGCAGTAAAGTGAACACCACAATTAGAGCACGAAAGAGTTTCATCAAGCACCTGATTCTGTCACCCTCCATCTTAATTCAACTAAATCAACCAAGAGACAATTGAAGCACGAAAGAGTTTCTTTAGGATtttgattttggagcaaaaggaaagCTGCGCAAGTGTAGTTCAAAATGAACGGagaaaagtataaataaaatatccaataattgtgaagaaaaaaaactcttTCGTTGAAAGGTGGGCCTTCTGCAAGCACCTGATTCTGTCACCCTCCATCTTAATTTTGTCACCCTCAAACACTAAAGCAAGGTAGGCCTTCAAGTACCAAGCAGAGGCAAAGCAATATACGATCAAAAGATAGTCACATCTTTATTCAGGAATTAAAGTTGCCATAATTCAAGTGGGAATGCATTGActtaaattagtaatttaaagTCTTGGTTCTTGGAATTATTCGTGTCAAAAGTTTAGGGTAGATTGGTTACTGATCACCAGCTTCAGAACATACCCACAATCTCAAGCTAGAAGGACTTAAGCGTGGCACCTAACTGTCAGCTGCTATCAGTATGGATTTACATAGGAATTTACCAATCGAGCACCAACGAGGACTGCTGGCAATGAGACTCGAACCTTGGTAGGGCGAGACACAAAGCAGAGACCTTACAAACTGAGCCAACCCCTGTTGGGTCCTTGGaattataagttcataacactATATTTGTTTTCACAGTTTTTATTCGTTTTAAATGTTGTTTGTCTTGGCCATTTGGCATGTGTGTGATTTTCGTCCTAATTTTTCATGCTCAAAACTCTATTTGGAATTATAAGTGCAGGACACAATTAAACAACGCCACAAAGAGGCCACgctcaaaactcaaaaaaaagataattattCAGAGATGATGCACAACTTAAGAGGCCCCTTGCTAATCTTGGTCACAGTTGTACATGATTGAGGATAGTTAGTAGCTTGGTCTTCAATTGTCATGTACAACAAGACCGTAATACTGAAtgacaaaactttattttaagtGAAATGTCTCttttataagtgaagaaaaatacaacTAAATCATAGTACTAAATAACAAAACTATATTTTCATTAGAAAGTTTTCAAGATATGCGATCTTATATAGCCTTTCTATatagaatggtgttttttttttccttcaaaatatagtgcgcaaaatgtcgacattgAGACAAGAATAATgtcaaagaaaacatttcattgaAGAAGTACCAAGTCTTATAAATAACAGTTAAAAAAATGATTCTTACAAATAACAATTCAAAAAAAAGTTTCTTACAATTAACAGTACAAGGTCCTAACCCAGCCTTCAAAGGATAATAAAAagagtttcaaaattttgaataaaaataatttaataattttagttaattaagaccaaaaatattaacaaaaacacaaattagttttcttctctttcttctctctcccccCTTTCGCTCTTCGGATGAGGATTCTCTCCTCCTTTTTTCCCATCCACTCCCATCCTCTTCCTGATTGTGTGATTACGATTAAGTTACGtgaacattttatattgattttttttataaagataataagataaaaagacgtgatttaaccgtgaccacacaaacagagaaatgaTGGAAGTGGATGAGAAAAAaggagagaatcctcctccttCGTCTTCAGTCTTCACcacctcttttctttttcacccATCCCCTCTATCCACCCGTGCCTCATCTATTTCTTCCTGGATAATAAAAagagtttcaaaattttgaatcttaattaaaaataatttaataattttagtcATTAATTAAGaccaaaaatattataaaaatattaacaaaaacacaaattagttttcttctctttcttctctctcccccTTTCGCTCTTCG is drawn from Malus domestica chromosome 14, GDT2T_hap1 and contains these coding sequences:
- the LOC103431167 gene encoding receptor-like protein EIX2, which gives rise to MEGDRIRCLMKLFRALIVVFTLLQCAVNPSFSLGFKNISSEGVVRCFEREREALLAFKHGLVDPYNLLSSWGREEHKQDCCKWVRVHCSNRTNHVTQLDLSYASYGGRFPSQVGNLTHLQYLDLSGNDFNSVENLKSWLPHLSSLTYLDLSSTNLSNAHDWLEIVSKLPKLTNLTLLECSLPSPVIHSSTLFNINSSKSLAHVELSDSQCTSPSIYLWLSNYNASLVFLRLDNSSLTGLIPSVIENLTSLVYLSLSYNKFDAVNPHSFSSLCSLQSLYLVNNSLSGQFSEFVQMLSTCVQNSLESLSLSYNHISGSIPNLTNFSSLKVLFLYRNQLSGTIPESIGQLSNLEELDLYGNQLSGTIPESIGQLSNLEELYLDGNQLSGTIPESIGQLSNLEYMYLGMNDLEGVVSETHFSQLSKLRYLYLSSNSLVLSFNSNWVPPFKLKFIYLGSCKMGPYFPKWLQTQNEYSALDISDAGIVDILPSWFWGTTRYARFISLSNNQIGEMFASSTMNFTYYPEIHLSSNQIEGPIPSTLSHASSLDLSNNNISGSISILCEAYESLMFLNLSNNNLSGELPQCWTHFDHLVMLDLSYNAFSGKIPSTVGSLYRMETLKLRSNRFVGEFPSSFKNCTSLKVLDVGYNQLSGPIPKWLGVSLQKLVVLMLSSNNFNGSMPSELCRLTNIQNLDVSANNISGTIPKCLSNFTVLAQKGNSSPTIGHWYRRDDTSYWVSYMDDATFIWKGRMYSYKNTLGLVKRIDFSSNRLTGEIPSEITDLVGLVSLNLSRNDLTGELPAKIGKLQSLDALDLSRNQIDGRIPTSLAQIYGLGVLNLSYNNFIGKIPTGTQLQSFDPSDYAGNPQLCGPPLPKMCGDQQETPISSNEEEEDEPITWEFYISMVLGFIVGFWGVCGSLIFVRSWRYSYFRFLNVLNDWFYVTVISIKQHFN